A single Mangrovimonas sp. YM274 DNA region contains:
- the argB gene encoding acetylglutamate kinase: METLKIVKIGGNIIDDSKALDAFLEQFSKMNSPKLLVHGGGKLASQLAQKMEVEVKMVQGRRITDAETLDIITMVYGGKINKNIVAKLQSLSCNAIGFTGADGNTIVSVKRPVKNIDYGFVGDVEKVNTEILELLMNQGVAPIFCAITHDTQGNLLNTNADTIASELAIGFAKKYNVELYYCFEKNGVLRDVNDEDSIIETITEPIYQNLLSEGIIADGMLPKLNNCFHAINKNVTKVCIGKPNMLTQATTKFTTITK; encoded by the coding sequence ATGGAAACGCTTAAAATTGTAAAAATAGGAGGAAACATTATTGACGATTCTAAAGCTTTGGACGCATTTTTAGAGCAATTTTCCAAGATGAATTCACCAAAACTCTTGGTGCATGGTGGAGGGAAATTAGCGTCCCAATTGGCCCAAAAGATGGAGGTGGAAGTGAAGATGGTGCAAGGTAGACGTATTACGGATGCTGAAACATTGGACATCATCACGATGGTATACGGAGGAAAAATCAATAAAAATATTGTTGCAAAACTGCAGTCGCTTAGCTGCAATGCCATTGGTTTTACAGGTGCTGATGGAAATACTATTGTGTCTGTAAAACGTCCTGTAAAAAATATCGACTACGGATTTGTAGGTGATGTAGAAAAAGTAAATACTGAAATTTTAGAGTTATTGATGAATCAAGGTGTTGCTCCAATATTTTGTGCTATTACCCATGATACGCAGGGGAATTTGCTTAATACCAATGCCGATACTATTGCTTCGGAATTGGCCATAGGCTTTGCGAAAAAATACAATGTAGAACTGTATTACTGTTTTGAAAAAAATGGCGTATTACGTGATGTGAATGATGAGGATTCTATAATTGAAACCATCACCGAACCAATTTATCAAAACTTGCTTTCCGAAGGGATTATTGCCGATGGAATGCTGCCTAAACTAAATAATTGTTTTCATGCAATTAACAAGAATGTAACCAAGGTTTGCATTGGTAAACCAAACATGTTGACCCAAGCTACCACAAAATTTACAACAATTACCAAATGA
- a CDS encoding M20 family metallo-hydrolase codes for MIQELTQHAINLLKQLIATPSFSSEEDQTAGHIENWFKGHDIPYKRYNNNVWSINKYFDESKPTLLLNSHHDTVKPNNGYTKNPFEAIVEDGKLFGLGSNDAGGCLVSLLATFTYFYAKEDLKYNLVIVASAEEESSGPNGLNSMLEFIPEVDVAIVGEPTLMNLAIAEKGLVVFDAVVKGTPSHAAHPNDDNAIYNTIKVLEWFQKFQFEKVSETLGEVKLTVSQINGGKQHNAIPANVDLVVDVRVNDQYTNQEVADILMKEAPCDSIVPRSLRLNSSSIPVEHPLVKAGIALGRETYGSPTLSDQAVLSCPSLKLGPGDSTRSHSADEFIYLHEIEEGIKIYIELLNNVL; via the coding sequence ATGATTCAAGAACTGACACAGCATGCCATAAATTTGTTGAAACAGCTCATTGCCACGCCTTCTTTTTCTTCGGAAGAGGACCAAACGGCAGGGCATATAGAGAATTGGTTCAAAGGGCATGATATTCCTTATAAACGATATAACAATAACGTATGGTCTATCAATAAATATTTTGATGAGAGCAAACCAACCTTATTGCTTAATTCCCATCACGATACCGTAAAACCTAATAATGGCTATACCAAAAATCCTTTTGAAGCCATTGTGGAGGATGGGAAGCTTTTCGGTTTGGGAAGCAATGATGCTGGAGGTTGTTTGGTGTCACTTTTGGCAACCTTTACTTATTTCTATGCCAAAGAAGATTTAAAATATAACTTGGTGATTGTGGCTTCTGCGGAAGAAGAAAGTAGCGGACCTAATGGTTTGAATAGTATGTTGGAGTTCATTCCGGAGGTGGATGTTGCAATTGTAGGCGAACCAACACTCATGAATTTAGCTATTGCAGAAAAGGGGTTGGTGGTATTTGATGCCGTGGTAAAGGGGACTCCAAGTCATGCGGCGCACCCAAATGATGATAATGCTATATACAATACTATTAAGGTTTTGGAATGGTTCCAAAAGTTTCAATTTGAAAAAGTGTCCGAAACTTTAGGAGAGGTGAAATTAACTGTTTCTCAAATTAATGGAGGGAAACAACACAATGCCATTCCTGCCAATGTTGATTTAGTGGTGGATGTGAGGGTGAATGACCAATACACCAATCAGGAAGTTGCCGATATTTTGATGAAGGAAGCACCATGCGATAGCATTGTTCCGAGAAGTTTACGATTGAATTCTTCTTCCATTCCTGTGGAACATCCTTTGGTGAAAGCTGGAATCGCTTTGGGAAGGGAAACCTATGGGTCACCTACGTTATCAGATCAAGCTGTGCTGTCTTGTCCATCTCTAAAATTGGGACCTGGAGACAGTACGCGCTCGCATTCTGCCGATGAATTTATTTATCTGCACGAAATTGAAGAAGGAATTAAGATTTATATTGAATTGCTAAACAACGTATTATGA
- the argH gene encoding argininosuccinate lyase, with protein MKLWDKGLAIDKKIEQFTVGNDREIDLHIAKYDVQASLAHAKMLQHIGILNEVELGQLEEGLQHLKEQIEAGTFVIEDQFEDVHSKIEFELTKTYGEVGKKIHTARSRNDQVLVALQLYYKENIQEILLKTETFFLSLLDLANTHKDKLLPGYTHLQVAMPSSFGLWFSAYAEILADDSYLLQAALKTVDQNPLGSAAGYGSSFAIDREFTTKDLQFETLKYNVVAAQMSRGKSERTIAAALGGLSNTMARFAMDICLYMSQNFGFISFPDELTTGSSIMPHKKNPDVFELLRGKCNKIQALQTEMTLITNNLPSGYHRDYQLLKESIIGGIEDMKDLLDIFNYAINQVEVKDIDLNDAKYRYLFTVDNMNTLVENGMSFREAYQVIGKQVQEGTYTPDTSKQHTHVGSMGNLCLEDIKAKFAK; from the coding sequence ATGAAGCTCTGGGATAAAGGCTTGGCCATTGATAAAAAAATAGAACAGTTTACTGTAGGAAACGATAGAGAAATAGATTTGCATATTGCAAAATATGATGTTCAGGCATCTCTGGCCCATGCAAAAATGCTGCAGCATATTGGAATTTTAAACGAGGTAGAGCTTGGCCAGTTGGAAGAAGGATTGCAACATTTGAAGGAACAAATAGAAGCGGGAACATTTGTAATTGAAGACCAGTTTGAAGATGTACACTCCAAAATAGAATTTGAACTGACCAAAACTTATGGCGAAGTTGGAAAAAAAATCCATACAGCACGTTCTAGAAACGATCAAGTTTTAGTCGCCTTACAGTTGTATTACAAGGAAAATATTCAAGAGATTCTATTAAAAACAGAAACGTTCTTTTTGTCACTTTTGGACTTGGCCAATACCCATAAAGATAAACTGTTGCCAGGCTACACGCATTTGCAGGTGGCGATGCCGTCTTCCTTCGGATTGTGGTTTTCTGCCTATGCCGAGATTTTGGCCGATGATAGTTATCTATTGCAGGCGGCCTTAAAAACGGTGGATCAAAATCCGTTGGGCTCGGCTGCTGGTTATGGGAGTTCCTTTGCAATTGATAGAGAATTTACCACCAAAGATCTTCAATTTGAAACCTTAAAGTACAATGTTGTTGCAGCCCAAATGAGTCGTGGTAAGAGTGAAAGAACTATCGCGGCTGCTTTAGGAGGTTTAAGCAACACCATGGCGCGTTTTGCAATGGATATTTGTTTGTATATGAGCCAGAATTTTGGTTTCATTTCATTTCCAGATGAATTGACCACAGGAAGCAGCATCATGCCTCATAAGAAAAACCCTGATGTTTTTGAATTACTTCGTGGCAAATGCAACAAAATTCAAGCCCTTCAAACCGAGATGACTTTAATTACCAATAACCTTCCCAGTGGTTACCACAGGGATTACCAATTGTTGAAGGAGTCTATTATAGGGGGAATAGAAGATATGAAGGATTTGTTGGATATTTTTAACTATGCCATCAATCAGGTGGAAGTAAAGGATATCGATTTGAATGATGCTAAATATCGTTACCTTTTTACGGTAGACAATATGAATACTTTGGTTGAAAACGGGATGAGTTTTAGAGAAGCTTACCAGGTTATTGGTAAGCAGGTACAGGAGGGAACTTATACACCAGACACTTCTAAACAACATACCCACGTTGGAAGCATGGGGAACTTATGTTTAGAGGATATCAAGGCTAAATTCGCAAAGTAG
- the ppgK gene encoding polyphosphate--glucose phosphotransferase, translating to MEILGIDVGGSGMKGALVNTITGELVTKRYRIPTPPSRKPEDMAKVFAQIVKHFDYSGPIGCGFPSIIKHGICKASGNLHEEWDHVNVEELFSKEVHLPVTVINDADAAGYAVMNYGIGQGKPGLVLTITIGTGLGSGAFYDGKLIPNFELGQIPYKKYEKIEQWAAASSKKDKNLSFKKWGKRFNIFLGLVETLVCPDLIILGGGTSDDFDKFKKYITIETPVVPAHLGNHAGIIGAACAATHQIPKTY from the coding sequence ATGGAAATTCTAGGAATCGATGTCGGCGGATCGGGCATGAAGGGAGCATTAGTGAATACTATCACAGGAGAACTTGTCACCAAAAGATATAGAATACCAACACCTCCATCACGAAAACCCGAAGACATGGCAAAAGTGTTTGCTCAGATAGTAAAACATTTTGACTATTCGGGACCTATTGGTTGCGGGTTTCCCAGCATTATCAAACATGGAATTTGTAAAGCTTCCGGAAACCTCCATGAAGAGTGGGATCACGTCAATGTAGAGGAGTTGTTTTCGAAAGAAGTCCATTTACCCGTTACGGTTATTAATGATGCTGATGCAGCTGGATATGCGGTAATGAATTATGGCATTGGCCAAGGAAAACCTGGGTTAGTCCTAACCATTACCATAGGTACTGGTTTGGGTAGCGGTGCTTTTTATGACGGTAAATTGATTCCTAATTTTGAATTGGGTCAAATCCCTTATAAAAAGTATGAAAAAATTGAACAGTGGGCTGCCGCTTCTTCAAAAAAAGACAAGAATTTAAGCTTTAAGAAATGGGGCAAACGCTTCAACATATTCCTTGGTTTGGTTGAAACATTGGTGTGCCCCGATTTAATTATTCTTGGAGGAGGCACATCAGACGATTTTGATAAATTCAAAAAGTACATTACTATTGAAACGCCTGTTGTTCCTGCCCATTTAGGAAACCATGCTGGCATTATAGGTGCCGCTTGTGCTGCCACACACCAAATTCCAAAAACCTATTAA
- the leuB gene encoding 3-isopropylmalate dehydrogenase produces MKLDIAVLSGDGIGPEVTDQAIKVLKAIAQEFNHSFRFKPALVGAIAIDETGSPLPNATLDICKQSDAVLFGAIGDPKYDNDPSAKVRPEQGLLKLRKELGLFANIRPVKAYDSLVGASPLKEENIKGTDISIYRELTGGIYFGDKYLSDDGNTASDLCLYTREEIERIAHLAFKAAQTRSKKLTLVDKANVLESSRLWRKVVTELSTSYPDVTLDFLFVDNAAMQMILNPKQFDVILTENMFGDIISDEASVIGGSIGLLASASVGNKHAMFEPIHGSYPQAKGKNIANPIASILSAAMLLDHFGLHDEADMVRNAVEKSVQLEIMTPDLNSKYNNITTAKVGDFIEDFINNPKDSNINFTNIHLGQSTII; encoded by the coding sequence ATGAAATTAGATATTGCTGTTTTATCAGGGGATGGAATTGGTCCAGAAGTGACCGATCAGGCAATTAAGGTGTTAAAGGCCATCGCACAGGAATTCAACCATAGCTTTAGGTTCAAACCTGCGCTTGTCGGTGCCATTGCAATAGACGAAACAGGTTCCCCTTTACCAAATGCCACTTTAGACATTTGCAAACAAAGTGATGCTGTGTTATTTGGAGCTATTGGCGACCCTAAATATGACAACGACCCTTCGGCAAAAGTGCGTCCGGAACAAGGTTTACTTAAACTTAGAAAGGAGCTGGGATTGTTTGCCAATATCAGACCTGTAAAAGCTTACGACAGTCTTGTAGGGGCATCACCACTTAAGGAAGAAAACATAAAAGGAACCGATATTAGTATCTACCGTGAATTGACTGGAGGCATCTATTTTGGAGACAAATATTTAAGCGATGATGGCAACACTGCTTCTGATCTTTGTTTGTATACACGGGAAGAAATTGAACGCATTGCCCACTTAGCCTTTAAGGCTGCTCAAACGAGAAGCAAGAAACTAACACTGGTTGACAAGGCCAATGTTCTGGAATCTTCCCGTTTATGGAGAAAAGTAGTGACCGAGCTTTCTACATCTTACCCTGATGTAACTTTAGATTTCTTGTTTGTAGATAATGCTGCCATGCAAATGATTCTAAATCCAAAACAGTTTGATGTTATTTTAACCGAGAACATGTTTGGAGACATCATCAGTGATGAAGCCAGTGTTATTGGAGGGTCTATTGGGCTTTTGGCCTCGGCGTCTGTAGGTAATAAACACGCCATGTTTGAACCTATTCATGGCTCATATCCACAGGCAAAAGGCAAAAACATCGCCAATCCAATTGCATCTATTCTATCCGCTGCTATGTTACTAGATCATTTTGGTTTGCATGATGAAGCGGATATGGTTAGGAATGCCGTAGAAAAATCGGTTCAATTAGAAATAATGACCCCTGATTTGAATTCAAAATATAACAACATAACAACTGCTAAGGTTGGTGATTTCATTGAGGATTTCATCAACAATCCTAAAGATAGTAATATTAATTTCACTAACATCCATTTGGGTCAGTCTACAATAATCTGA
- the leuD gene encoding 3-isopropylmalate dehydratase small subunit — protein sequence MEKFTTLQSRAIPLAIENIDTDQIIPARFLKATDKQGFGDNAFRDWRFDKHGNVNTGFPLNDPKYTGSILVAGDNFGCGSSREHAAWALVGYGFKVIVSSFFADIFKGNALNNGLLPVQVSEAYLETLLNTIKANPKTELIVDLENQTIGIIGSDQQESFEIDAYKKTCMLNGYDDIDYLLSKKEAIEAFELSRTN from the coding sequence ATGGAAAAGTTTACAACGTTACAATCAAGAGCCATTCCGTTGGCCATTGAAAATATAGATACTGATCAAATCATCCCTGCGCGTTTTTTAAAAGCAACAGACAAACAGGGATTTGGCGACAATGCCTTTAGAGATTGGCGCTTCGACAAACATGGAAATGTCAATACTGGGTTCCCATTAAACGATCCAAAATATACAGGAAGCATTTTGGTTGCTGGTGATAATTTTGGATGCGGCTCCAGTCGCGAGCATGCCGCATGGGCTTTAGTTGGTTATGGGTTTAAAGTAATCGTCTCAAGTTTTTTTGCTGATATCTTTAAAGGAAATGCTTTGAACAATGGGTTGCTGCCGGTTCAGGTGAGTGAAGCCTATCTAGAAACTTTATTGAATACCATTAAGGCAAATCCAAAAACCGAACTCATCGTTGATTTAGAAAATCAAACCATTGGCATTATAGGTAGCGACCAACAGGAAAGTTTTGAGATTGACGCTTACAAAAAAACCTGTATGCTCAATGGCTATGATGATATTGATTATTTATTAAGTAAAAAAGAAGCCATTGAGGCTTTTGAATTAAGTAGAACAAACTAA
- the leuC gene encoding 3-isopropylmalate dehydratase large subunit, translated as MGKTLFDKVWDAHVVDSIQDGPQILYIDKHLIHEVTSPQAFNELEERDIPIFRPNQIVATADHNTPTKNQHLPVKDELSRNQLKQLAENCHKNNITLYDLGHQYNGIVHVMAPELGITQPGMTMVCGDSHTSTHGAFGAIAFGIGTSQVAQVFASQCLLLTKPKSLRVTVNGKLKNGVLPKDVILYIISKLGTNSGTGYFCEYAGDVFENMSMEGRMTVCNMSIEMGARGGMIAPDETTFEYIKDREFAPKGEEFKNKVAYWKTLPTDADATFDKEYVFDAQDIEPMITYGTNPGMGIKISEHIPVLNDASFEKSLEYMDFQKGESLVDKPINYVFIGSCTNSRIEDFRVAANYIKGKHKADNVTAWLVPGSKQVEAQIIDEGLKDIFETAGFELRQPGCSACLAMNDDKIPQGEYCVSTSNRNFEGRQGQGARTILASPLVAAATAVAGKIVDVSKAFENAFEKELMS; from the coding sequence ATGGGAAAGACCTTATTTGATAAAGTTTGGGATGCGCACGTTGTGGACTCCATTCAGGATGGACCACAAATTTTATATATTGACAAACACTTAATTCATGAAGTTACCAGCCCACAGGCTTTTAACGAGCTTGAAGAACGAGATATTCCAATATTTAGGCCAAACCAAATTGTGGCCACCGCAGACCATAACACTCCTACAAAAAATCAACACTTACCAGTTAAGGATGAGCTGTCCAGAAATCAGTTAAAACAGCTCGCCGAAAACTGTCATAAAAATAATATTACACTCTACGACTTAGGACATCAATACAATGGTATCGTCCATGTTATGGCTCCTGAACTAGGCATCACCCAACCAGGTATGACCATGGTTTGTGGCGATTCGCATACCTCTACCCATGGTGCTTTTGGTGCCATTGCCTTTGGTATTGGGACCAGTCAGGTAGCACAGGTATTTGCAAGTCAATGTTTGTTATTGACAAAGCCTAAAAGTTTACGTGTAACGGTTAATGGCAAGTTAAAGAATGGCGTCCTACCCAAAGATGTCATTCTTTATATCATTTCAAAATTGGGCACCAATTCAGGAACGGGCTATTTCTGCGAATATGCAGGAGACGTTTTTGAAAACATGAGCATGGAAGGCCGAATGACTGTTTGCAATATGAGTATTGAAATGGGTGCTCGAGGCGGTATGATTGCCCCAGACGAAACCACTTTTGAATACATAAAAGATAGAGAGTTTGCGCCTAAAGGCGAGGAATTCAAAAACAAAGTTGCCTATTGGAAAACATTGCCTACGGATGCTGACGCTACGTTTGACAAAGAATACGTTTTTGATGCCCAAGATATTGAACCTATGATTACCTACGGTACCAATCCAGGTATGGGCATTAAAATTTCAGAACACATCCCTGTTTTGAATGATGCTTCCTTTGAAAAATCCTTGGAATATATGGATTTCCAAAAAGGAGAATCCTTAGTAGATAAACCTATCAATTATGTATTTATTGGTAGTTGCACCAATTCTAGAATTGAAGATTTTAGAGTGGCTGCCAACTACATTAAAGGCAAACATAAGGCCGACAACGTCACTGCGTGGTTAGTTCCTGGAAGTAAGCAGGTAGAAGCCCAAATTATAGACGAAGGCTTAAAAGACATTTTTGAAACTGCCGGTTTTGAGTTGCGACAACCAGGTTGTTCCGCATGTTTGGCCATGAACGATGATAAAATCCCCCAAGGCGAATATTGCGTTTCTACATCCAATAGAAATTTTGAAGGACGACAAGGCCAGGGTGCCAGAACCATTTTGGCAAGTCCATTAGTAGCGGCAGCTACAGCGGTTGCAGGAAAAATAGTAGATGTATCAAAAGCCTTTGAAAATGCTTTTGAAAAAGAATTAATGAGCTAA
- a CDS encoding 2-isopropylmalate synthase: protein MSKEHVQIFDTTLRDGEQVPGCKLNTTQKLIIAKKLDQLGVDVIEAGFPVSSPGDFESVEAISKLVKNATVCGLTRAVENDIKVAAEALKYAKRPRIHTGIGTSDSHIKFKFNSTREQVLTRAYEAVKYAKSFVEDVEFYAEDAGRTDNEYLARVCEMAIKAGATVLNIPDTTGYCLPSEYGAKIKYLKENVKGIEKTILSCHCHNDLGLATANSIEGVINGARQIECTINGIGERAGNTALEEVVMILKQHPYLNLDTNIKTPELYGISQLVSEQMGVYTQPNKAIVGSNAFAHSSGIHQDGVIKNRETYEIIDPKDVGVTESAIVLTARSGRAALAYRAKNIGYELTKLQLDEIYASFLNFADSKKEIDDNDIHHIIETSNVYQQIISA, encoded by the coding sequence ATGTCTAAAGAGCACGTACAAATTTTTGACACCACCTTAAGAGACGGTGAACAAGTTCCTGGGTGCAAGCTAAATACCACCCAAAAGTTGATTATTGCCAAAAAGTTGGACCAACTAGGAGTAGATGTTATTGAAGCGGGATTTCCGGTTTCTAGTCCTGGCGACTTTGAATCGGTTGAGGCCATATCCAAGTTGGTTAAGAATGCTACTGTTTGTGGTTTGACTCGAGCTGTTGAAAACGATATTAAAGTAGCTGCGGAAGCCCTTAAATATGCCAAACGACCTCGAATCCATACCGGTATTGGAACTTCCGACTCTCATATTAAATTTAAATTCAATTCTACAAGAGAACAAGTTTTAACACGGGCTTACGAAGCCGTGAAATATGCCAAATCCTTTGTGGAAGATGTGGAATTTTATGCGGAAGATGCGGGAAGAACAGACAATGAGTATTTGGCTCGTGTGTGTGAAATGGCCATTAAAGCTGGAGCTACCGTTTTAAATATTCCAGATACGACTGGTTATTGCTTGCCCAGTGAATACGGGGCAAAAATCAAATACCTAAAAGAAAATGTAAAAGGTATTGAAAAGACCATCTTGTCTTGTCACTGCCATAACGATTTAGGATTGGCTACGGCCAATTCCATAGAAGGTGTTATTAACGGTGCACGCCAAATTGAATGTACCATCAACGGTATTGGGGAACGTGCCGGAAATACTGCGTTGGAAGAAGTCGTCATGATTTTAAAACAACACCCGTACTTAAACTTGGATACCAACATTAAAACTCCAGAGTTATACGGCATCAGCCAATTGGTGTCCGAGCAAATGGGCGTTTATACCCAACCTAACAAAGCTATTGTAGGCTCCAATGCCTTTGCACATAGCTCCGGTATTCATCAAGATGGCGTCATTAAAAACAGAGAAACTTACGAAATCATCGACCCTAAAGATGTAGGTGTTACCGAATCGGCCATTGTATTAACAGCCAGAAGCGGAAGAGCTGCCTTGGCATATAGAGCCAAAAACATCGGGTACGAATTGACCAAATTGCAATTGGACGAGATCTATGCCAGTTTCTTGAATTTTGCCGATAGTAAAAAGGAAATCGATGACAATGATATCCACCACATCATCGAAACCAGTAATGTATATCAACAAATAATTAGCGCGTAA